The following proteins are encoded in a genomic region of Musa acuminata AAA Group cultivar baxijiao chromosome BXJ2-11, Cavendish_Baxijiao_AAA, whole genome shotgun sequence:
- the LOC135581637 gene encoding pectin acetylesterase 9-like isoform X9: protein MMMSALWVVVMLLGVTPWRSIHCLDVKQEKRLLVAMTLVPHAGSTGAVCLDGSPPAYHLHGGLGSGARNWLLQFEGGGWCNDVESCAARSKTRRGSTRYMNKLEVFSGILSNDSTANPDFYDWNRVKLRYCDGASFGGDSEFLNSTTTLYFRGQRIWKAIVLDLLPKGLIQADKVLLSGCSAGGLASFLHCDDLTRRDVSGQSTIRSFFSSLVSLQGVQKNLNPNCTSSYGLFAYQCFFPQHALSYIRTPYFILNSAYDVYQFHHIFVPPSADPRGRWYRCKLNPMACSPIQIAILQVTHQYCNRLVSGFRNEMLKALESFEGSQNGGMFINSCFTHCQSELQEAWFGPNSPRLHNKTIAEVVGDWYFGRGMAKEVDCPYPCDSTCDDLIPSNQGREVPSTTPLRTCTIGCPLFVICLLLPLMII, encoded by the exons ATGATGATGAGTGCACTCTGGGTGGTGGTGATGTTGCTGGGAGTTACTCCATGGAGGAGCATCCACTGCCTCGAtgtgaagcaggagaagaggctgCTAGTAGCCATGACTCTTGTCCCCCACGCAGGTTCCACCGGAGCAG TGTGCCTGGACGGGAGCCCACCGGCTTACCACCTCCACGGAGGGCTCGGCAGCGGCGCTCGCAACTGGCTGCTGCAGTTCGAG GGAGGAGGGTGGTGCAATGACGTGGAGTCGTGTGCGGCGCGGTCAAAGACGCGACGGGGGTCAACCCGGTACATGAACAAGCTGGAGGTGTTCTCCGGGATCCTAAGCAACGACTCCACCGCCAACCCCG ACTTCTACGACTGGAACCGAGTGAAGCTTCGCTACTGCGATGGCGCCTCCTTTGGTGGCGACTCGGAGTTCCTCAACAGC ACGACTACTCTTTACTTCAGAGGGCAAAGGATATGGAAAGCTATTGTTCTTGATCTTCTCCCGAAAGGCTTAATCCAGGCAGACAAG GTATTGCTTTCAGGCTGTTCTGCCGGGGGTTTAGCTTCATTTCTTCACTGCGATGATCTCACCAG GAGAGATGTCTCAGGACAGTCCACCATAAGATCCTTCTTCAGTAGCCTTGTCAGTCTGCAG GGAGTGCAGAAGAATTTGAATCCAAATTGCACATCTTCTTATGGCCTTTTTGCCTATCAG TGCTTCTTTCCACAGCATGCATTGAGCTACATCagaacaccatacttcatcttgaaCTCAGCTTACGATGTATACCAG TTCCATCATATATTTGTGCCACCATCTGCTGATCCGCGAGGACGCTGGTACCGCTGCAAGCTAAATCCAATGGCGTGCAGCCCAATCCAAATAGCTATTCTGCAAG TAACGCACCAATACTGCAACCGCTTGGTTTCAGGTTTCAGGAATGAGATGCTCAAAGCTCTCGAATCATTTGAAGGATCACAAAATGGTGGGATGTTCATAAACTCCTGCTTTACGCATTGCCAGAGTGAACTGCAAGAAGCATGGTTTGGCCCCAATTCTCCAAGACTGCACAACAAG ACTATTGCAGAGGTTGTTGGTGATTGGTACTTTGGCAGAGGGATGGCCAAGGAAGTTGATTGTCCATATCCTTGTGATTCCACATGTGACGACTTGATACCATCGAATCAG GGAAGGGAGGTGCCTTCGACAACCCCCCTTCGTACATGCACCATTGGATGCCCGCTGTTTGTGATATGTCTCCTGTTGCCGCTCATGATAATTTGA
- the LOC135581637 gene encoding pectin acetylesterase 9-like isoform X1 gives MMMSALWVVVMLLGVTPWRSIHCLDVKQEKRLLVAMTLVPHAGSTGAVCLDGSPPAYHLHGGLGSGARNWLLQFEGGGWCNDVESCAARSKTRRGSTRYMNKLEVFSGILSNDSTANPDFYDWNRVKLRYCDGASFGGDSEFLNSTTTLYFRGQRIWKAIVLDLLPKGLIQADKVLLSGCSAGGLASFLHCDDLTRFVPETATVKCISDAGFFLDVRDVSGQSTIRSFFSSLVSLQVRFLLLFVLSLTFRFAKLDVVPQGVQKNLNPNCTSSYGLFAYQCFFPQHALSYIRTPYFILNSAYDVYQFHHIFVPPSADPRGRWYRCKLNPMACSPIQIAILQVTHQYCNRLVSGFRNEMLKALESFEGSQNGGMFINSCFTHCQSELQEAWFGPNSPRLHNKTIAEVVGDWYFGRGMAKEVDCPYPCDSTCDDLIPSNQGREVPSTTPLRTCTIGCPLFVICLLLPLMII, from the exons ATGATGATGAGTGCACTCTGGGTGGTGGTGATGTTGCTGGGAGTTACTCCATGGAGGAGCATCCACTGCCTCGAtgtgaagcaggagaagaggctgCTAGTAGCCATGACTCTTGTCCCCCACGCAGGTTCCACCGGAGCAG TGTGCCTGGACGGGAGCCCACCGGCTTACCACCTCCACGGAGGGCTCGGCAGCGGCGCTCGCAACTGGCTGCTGCAGTTCGAG GGAGGAGGGTGGTGCAATGACGTGGAGTCGTGTGCGGCGCGGTCAAAGACGCGACGGGGGTCAACCCGGTACATGAACAAGCTGGAGGTGTTCTCCGGGATCCTAAGCAACGACTCCACCGCCAACCCCG ACTTCTACGACTGGAACCGAGTGAAGCTTCGCTACTGCGATGGCGCCTCCTTTGGTGGCGACTCGGAGTTCCTCAACAGC ACGACTACTCTTTACTTCAGAGGGCAAAGGATATGGAAAGCTATTGTTCTTGATCTTCTCCCGAAAGGCTTAATCCAGGCAGACAAG GTATTGCTTTCAGGCTGTTCTGCCGGGGGTTTAGCTTCATTTCTTCACTGCGATGATCTCACCAGGTTCGTACCAGAGACGGCCACCGTCAAATGCATAAGCGACGCCGGGTTCTTCCTCGATGT GAGAGATGTCTCAGGACAGTCCACCATAAGATCCTTCTTCAGTAGCCTTGTCAGTCTGCAGGTCAGATTTCTGCTGCTGTTTGTTCTTTCTTTGACATTTAGGTTTGCAAAACTGGATGTTGTGCCGCAGGGAGTGCAGAAGAATTTGAATCCAAATTGCACATCTTCTTATGGCCTTTTTGCCTATCAG TGCTTCTTTCCACAGCATGCATTGAGCTACATCagaacaccatacttcatcttgaaCTCAGCTTACGATGTATACCAG TTCCATCATATATTTGTGCCACCATCTGCTGATCCGCGAGGACGCTGGTACCGCTGCAAGCTAAATCCAATGGCGTGCAGCCCAATCCAAATAGCTATTCTGCAAG TAACGCACCAATACTGCAACCGCTTGGTTTCAGGTTTCAGGAATGAGATGCTCAAAGCTCTCGAATCATTTGAAGGATCACAAAATGGTGGGATGTTCATAAACTCCTGCTTTACGCATTGCCAGAGTGAACTGCAAGAAGCATGGTTTGGCCCCAATTCTCCAAGACTGCACAACAAG ACTATTGCAGAGGTTGTTGGTGATTGGTACTTTGGCAGAGGGATGGCCAAGGAAGTTGATTGTCCATATCCTTGTGATTCCACATGTGACGACTTGATACCATCGAATCAG GGAAGGGAGGTGCCTTCGACAACCCCCCTTCGTACATGCACCATTGGATGCCCGCTGTTTGTGATATGTCTCCTGTTGCCGCTCATGATAATTTGA
- the LOC135581637 gene encoding pectin acetylesterase 9-like isoform X4, which produces MMMSALWVVVMLLGVTPWRSIHCLDVKQEKRLLVAMTLVPHAGSTGAVCLDGSPPAYHLHGGLGSGARNWLLQFEGGGWCNDVESCAARSKTRRGSTRYMNKLEVFSGILSNDSTANPDFYDWNRVKLRYCDGASFGGDSEFLNSTTTLYFRGQRIWKAIVLDLLPKGLIQADKVLLSGCSAGGLASFLHCDDLTRFVPETATVKCISDAGFFLDVRDVSGQSTIRSFFSSLVSLQVRFLLLFVLSLTFRFAKLDVVPQGVQKNLNPNCTSSYGLFAYQCFFPQHALSYIRTPYFILNSAYDVYQFHHIFVPPSADPRGRWYRCKLNPMACSPIQIAILQVTHQYCNRLVSGFRNEMLKALESFEGSQNGGMFINSCFTHCQSELQEAWFGPNSPRLHNKTIAEVVGDWYFGRGMAKEVDCPYPCDSTCDDLIPSNQVLEGSQESMPKINW; this is translated from the exons ATGATGATGAGTGCACTCTGGGTGGTGGTGATGTTGCTGGGAGTTACTCCATGGAGGAGCATCCACTGCCTCGAtgtgaagcaggagaagaggctgCTAGTAGCCATGACTCTTGTCCCCCACGCAGGTTCCACCGGAGCAG TGTGCCTGGACGGGAGCCCACCGGCTTACCACCTCCACGGAGGGCTCGGCAGCGGCGCTCGCAACTGGCTGCTGCAGTTCGAG GGAGGAGGGTGGTGCAATGACGTGGAGTCGTGTGCGGCGCGGTCAAAGACGCGACGGGGGTCAACCCGGTACATGAACAAGCTGGAGGTGTTCTCCGGGATCCTAAGCAACGACTCCACCGCCAACCCCG ACTTCTACGACTGGAACCGAGTGAAGCTTCGCTACTGCGATGGCGCCTCCTTTGGTGGCGACTCGGAGTTCCTCAACAGC ACGACTACTCTTTACTTCAGAGGGCAAAGGATATGGAAAGCTATTGTTCTTGATCTTCTCCCGAAAGGCTTAATCCAGGCAGACAAG GTATTGCTTTCAGGCTGTTCTGCCGGGGGTTTAGCTTCATTTCTTCACTGCGATGATCTCACCAGGTTCGTACCAGAGACGGCCACCGTCAAATGCATAAGCGACGCCGGGTTCTTCCTCGATGT GAGAGATGTCTCAGGACAGTCCACCATAAGATCCTTCTTCAGTAGCCTTGTCAGTCTGCAGGTCAGATTTCTGCTGCTGTTTGTTCTTTCTTTGACATTTAGGTTTGCAAAACTGGATGTTGTGCCGCAGGGAGTGCAGAAGAATTTGAATCCAAATTGCACATCTTCTTATGGCCTTTTTGCCTATCAG TGCTTCTTTCCACAGCATGCATTGAGCTACATCagaacaccatacttcatcttgaaCTCAGCTTACGATGTATACCAG TTCCATCATATATTTGTGCCACCATCTGCTGATCCGCGAGGACGCTGGTACCGCTGCAAGCTAAATCCAATGGCGTGCAGCCCAATCCAAATAGCTATTCTGCAAG TAACGCACCAATACTGCAACCGCTTGGTTTCAGGTTTCAGGAATGAGATGCTCAAAGCTCTCGAATCATTTGAAGGATCACAAAATGGTGGGATGTTCATAAACTCCTGCTTTACGCATTGCCAGAGTGAACTGCAAGAAGCATGGTTTGGCCCCAATTCTCCAAGACTGCACAACAAG ACTATTGCAGAGGTTGTTGGTGATTGGTACTTTGGCAGAGGGATGGCCAAGGAAGTTGATTGTCCATATCCTTGTGATTCCACATGTGACGACTTGATACCATCGAATCAG GTCTTGGAGGGGTCACAAGAATCCATGCCAAAAATAAATTGGTAG
- the LOC135581637 gene encoding pectin acetylesterase 9-like isoform X3 has protein sequence MMMSALWVVVMLLGVTPWRSIHCLDVKQEKRLLVAMTLVPHAGSTGAVCLDGSPPAYHLHGGLGSGARNWLLQFEGGGWCNDVESCAARSKTRRGSTRYMNKLEVFSGILSNDSTANPDFYDWNRVKLRYCDGASFGGDSEFLNSTTTLYFRGQRIWKAIVLDLLPKGLIQADKVLLSGCSAGGLASFLHCDDLTRFVPETATVKCISDAGFFLDVRDVSGQSTIRSFFSSLVSLQVRFLLLFVLSLTFRFAKLDVVPQGVQKNLNPNCTSSYGLFAYQCFFPQHALSYIRTPYFILNSAYDVYQFHHIFVPPSADPRGRWYRCKLNPMACSPIQIAILQGFRNEMLKALESFEGSQNGGMFINSCFTHCQSELQEAWFGPNSPRLHNKTIAEVVGDWYFGRGMAKEVDCPYPCDSTCDDLIPSNQGREVPSTTPLRTCTIGCPLFVICLLLPLMII, from the exons ATGATGATGAGTGCACTCTGGGTGGTGGTGATGTTGCTGGGAGTTACTCCATGGAGGAGCATCCACTGCCTCGAtgtgaagcaggagaagaggctgCTAGTAGCCATGACTCTTGTCCCCCACGCAGGTTCCACCGGAGCAG TGTGCCTGGACGGGAGCCCACCGGCTTACCACCTCCACGGAGGGCTCGGCAGCGGCGCTCGCAACTGGCTGCTGCAGTTCGAG GGAGGAGGGTGGTGCAATGACGTGGAGTCGTGTGCGGCGCGGTCAAAGACGCGACGGGGGTCAACCCGGTACATGAACAAGCTGGAGGTGTTCTCCGGGATCCTAAGCAACGACTCCACCGCCAACCCCG ACTTCTACGACTGGAACCGAGTGAAGCTTCGCTACTGCGATGGCGCCTCCTTTGGTGGCGACTCGGAGTTCCTCAACAGC ACGACTACTCTTTACTTCAGAGGGCAAAGGATATGGAAAGCTATTGTTCTTGATCTTCTCCCGAAAGGCTTAATCCAGGCAGACAAG GTATTGCTTTCAGGCTGTTCTGCCGGGGGTTTAGCTTCATTTCTTCACTGCGATGATCTCACCAGGTTCGTACCAGAGACGGCCACCGTCAAATGCATAAGCGACGCCGGGTTCTTCCTCGATGT GAGAGATGTCTCAGGACAGTCCACCATAAGATCCTTCTTCAGTAGCCTTGTCAGTCTGCAGGTCAGATTTCTGCTGCTGTTTGTTCTTTCTTTGACATTTAGGTTTGCAAAACTGGATGTTGTGCCGCAGGGAGTGCAGAAGAATTTGAATCCAAATTGCACATCTTCTTATGGCCTTTTTGCCTATCAG TGCTTCTTTCCACAGCATGCATTGAGCTACATCagaacaccatacttcatcttgaaCTCAGCTTACGATGTATACCAG TTCCATCATATATTTGTGCCACCATCTGCTGATCCGCGAGGACGCTGGTACCGCTGCAAGCTAAATCCAATGGCGTGCAGCCCAATCCAAATAGCTATTCTGCAAG GTTTCAGGAATGAGATGCTCAAAGCTCTCGAATCATTTGAAGGATCACAAAATGGTGGGATGTTCATAAACTCCTGCTTTACGCATTGCCAGAGTGAACTGCAAGAAGCATGGTTTGGCCCCAATTCTCCAAGACTGCACAACAAG ACTATTGCAGAGGTTGTTGGTGATTGGTACTTTGGCAGAGGGATGGCCAAGGAAGTTGATTGTCCATATCCTTGTGATTCCACATGTGACGACTTGATACCATCGAATCAG GGAAGGGAGGTGCCTTCGACAACCCCCCTTCGTACATGCACCATTGGATGCCCGCTGTTTGTGATATGTCTCCTGTTGCCGCTCATGATAATTTGA
- the LOC135581637 gene encoding pectin acetylesterase 9-like isoform X8 yields the protein MMMSALWVVVMLLGVTPWRSIHCLDVKQEKRLLVAMTLVPHAGSTGAVCLDGSPPAYHLHGGLGSGARNWLLQFEGGGWCNDVESCAARSKTRRGSTRYMNKLEVFSGILSNDSTANPDFYDWNRVKLRYCDGASFGGDSEFLNSTTTLYFRGQRIWKAIVLDLLPKGLIQADKVLLSGCSAGGLASFLHCDDLTRFVPETATVKCISDAGFFLDVRDVSGQSTIRSFFSSLVSLQGVQKNLNPNCTSSYGLFAYQCFFPQHALSYIRTPYFILNSAYDVYQFHHIFVPPSADPRGRWYRCKLNPMACSPIQIAILQGFRNEMLKALESFEGSQNGGMFINSCFTHCQSELQEAWFGPNSPRLHNKTIAEVVGDWYFGRGMAKEVDCPYPCDSTCDDLIPSNQGREVPSTTPLRTCTIGCPLFVICLLLPLMII from the exons ATGATGATGAGTGCACTCTGGGTGGTGGTGATGTTGCTGGGAGTTACTCCATGGAGGAGCATCCACTGCCTCGAtgtgaagcaggagaagaggctgCTAGTAGCCATGACTCTTGTCCCCCACGCAGGTTCCACCGGAGCAG TGTGCCTGGACGGGAGCCCACCGGCTTACCACCTCCACGGAGGGCTCGGCAGCGGCGCTCGCAACTGGCTGCTGCAGTTCGAG GGAGGAGGGTGGTGCAATGACGTGGAGTCGTGTGCGGCGCGGTCAAAGACGCGACGGGGGTCAACCCGGTACATGAACAAGCTGGAGGTGTTCTCCGGGATCCTAAGCAACGACTCCACCGCCAACCCCG ACTTCTACGACTGGAACCGAGTGAAGCTTCGCTACTGCGATGGCGCCTCCTTTGGTGGCGACTCGGAGTTCCTCAACAGC ACGACTACTCTTTACTTCAGAGGGCAAAGGATATGGAAAGCTATTGTTCTTGATCTTCTCCCGAAAGGCTTAATCCAGGCAGACAAG GTATTGCTTTCAGGCTGTTCTGCCGGGGGTTTAGCTTCATTTCTTCACTGCGATGATCTCACCAGGTTCGTACCAGAGACGGCCACCGTCAAATGCATAAGCGACGCCGGGTTCTTCCTCGATGT GAGAGATGTCTCAGGACAGTCCACCATAAGATCCTTCTTCAGTAGCCTTGTCAGTCTGCAG GGAGTGCAGAAGAATTTGAATCCAAATTGCACATCTTCTTATGGCCTTTTTGCCTATCAG TGCTTCTTTCCACAGCATGCATTGAGCTACATCagaacaccatacttcatcttgaaCTCAGCTTACGATGTATACCAG TTCCATCATATATTTGTGCCACCATCTGCTGATCCGCGAGGACGCTGGTACCGCTGCAAGCTAAATCCAATGGCGTGCAGCCCAATCCAAATAGCTATTCTGCAAG GTTTCAGGAATGAGATGCTCAAAGCTCTCGAATCATTTGAAGGATCACAAAATGGTGGGATGTTCATAAACTCCTGCTTTACGCATTGCCAGAGTGAACTGCAAGAAGCATGGTTTGGCCCCAATTCTCCAAGACTGCACAACAAG ACTATTGCAGAGGTTGTTGGTGATTGGTACTTTGGCAGAGGGATGGCCAAGGAAGTTGATTGTCCATATCCTTGTGATTCCACATGTGACGACTTGATACCATCGAATCAG GGAAGGGAGGTGCCTTCGACAACCCCCCTTCGTACATGCACCATTGGATGCCCGCTGTTTGTGATATGTCTCCTGTTGCCGCTCATGATAATTTGA